The proteins below are encoded in one region of Bacillus alveayuensis:
- a CDS encoding alanyl-tRNA synthetase (product_source=KO:K01872; cath_funfam=3.30.930.10,3.30.980.10; cog=COG0013; ko=KO:K01872; pfam=PF01411,PF02272,PF07973; superfamily=101353,55186,55681; tigrfam=TIGR00344), whose protein sequence is MKKLTSAQVRQMFLDFFKEKGHAVEPSASLIPHDDPSLLWINSGVATLKKYFDGRVIPDNPRITNAQKSIRTNDIENVGKTARHHTFFEMLGNFSIGDYFKEEAIEWAWEFLTSDKWLGFDPDRLSVTIHPEDAEAFKIWKEKIGLPEERIIRLEGNFWDIGEGPSGPNTEIFYDRGEEYGNDPKDPELYPGGENERYLEVWNLVFSQFNHNPDGTYTPLPKKNIDTGMGLERVVSVIQDVPTNFDTDLFMPIIEATEAISGEKYRENEEKDISFKVIADHIRTVTFAIADGALPSNEGRGYVLRRLLRRAVRYAKKINIDRPFMYELVSVVAEIMVDYYPEVKEKTEFIQKVIKNEEERFHETLNEGLTILTSVIEKQKNLGSNVIPGKDVFRLYDTYGFPVELTEEYAEEENMVVDHEGFEKEMEIQRERARKARQDVDSMQVQGGVLGDIKDESEFVGYDQLSVNSKIIAIVKDGLLIDEANEGEEVQILLDKTPFYAESGGQIADKGTIENEKVQIQVKDVQKAPKGQHLHTVYIQHGVLKNGMEVQAKVEPTSRQAIVKNHTATHLLHQALKDVLGDHVNQAGSLVTPTRLRFDFSHFGQVKQEELDEIERIVNEKIWRSIPVEIDYKPLEEAKAMGAMALFGEKYGKIVRVVQVGHYSLELCGGCHVNNTAEIGLFKIVSESGIGAGTRRIEAVTGEEAYRFLTNQLAVLKEAAAKLKTNPRDLVARIESMQAEMRELERENESLTAKLGNLEAANIVGKALDVNGVTVLATKVNAKDMNSLRTMVDDLKQKLGSAIVVLGAANEGKVNLAAGITKDLVEKGYHAGKLIKEVATRCGGGGGGRPDMAQAGGKNPDQLDDALKYVEDWVKSV, encoded by the coding sequence ATGAAAAAACTAACATCTGCTCAAGTTCGTCAAATGTTTTTAGATTTCTTTAAAGAAAAAGGACATGCTGTTGAGCCAAGCGCTTCGTTAATTCCCCATGATGATCCATCGTTATTGTGGATTAATAGTGGTGTGGCGACATTAAAAAAATACTTTGATGGTCGTGTCATTCCAGACAATCCACGGATCACTAATGCGCAAAAATCGATACGGACAAATGATATCGAAAATGTCGGAAAAACAGCTCGCCATCATACGTTCTTTGAAATGCTCGGAAATTTTTCAATTGGAGATTATTTTAAAGAAGAAGCAATTGAATGGGCTTGGGAATTTTTAACGAGTGACAAATGGCTCGGTTTTGATCCAGACCGTTTATCTGTTACGATCCATCCAGAAGATGCAGAGGCTTTTAAAATCTGGAAAGAAAAAATCGGTCTGCCGGAAGAGAGAATTATTCGGCTTGAGGGAAATTTCTGGGATATTGGTGAAGGCCCAAGTGGTCCAAATACAGAAATCTTTTACGATCGCGGTGAGGAATATGGAAATGACCCGAAAGATCCTGAGCTTTACCCAGGTGGAGAAAATGAACGTTATTTAGAGGTTTGGAATCTAGTATTTTCACAATTTAATCATAATCCTGATGGCACGTACACTCCATTACCAAAGAAAAACATTGACACAGGAATGGGGTTAGAACGGGTTGTATCGGTGATTCAAGATGTCCCAACAAACTTTGATACGGATTTATTTATGCCGATTATAGAAGCAACTGAAGCCATTTCTGGAGAAAAATATCGAGAAAATGAAGAAAAAGATATTTCTTTTAAAGTGATTGCGGATCATATTCGGACTGTAACTTTTGCTATAGCGGATGGAGCATTACCGTCTAATGAAGGCCGTGGCTATGTTTTACGCCGTTTATTGCGCCGTGCCGTACGTTATGCGAAAAAGATCAACATCGATCGACCATTTATGTATGAATTGGTTTCGGTAGTAGCAGAAATTATGGTGGATTATTATCCAGAAGTAAAAGAAAAAACTGAATTTATTCAAAAGGTAATCAAAAATGAGGAAGAGCGATTCCATGAAACATTAAATGAAGGTCTTACGATTTTAACATCTGTTATTGAGAAACAAAAGAATTTAGGAAGCAATGTCATTCCTGGTAAAGATGTATTCCGATTATATGACACATACGGTTTCCCTGTTGAGTTAACAGAAGAGTATGCAGAAGAAGAAAATATGGTTGTCGATCATGAAGGATTTGAAAAAGAAATGGAAATACAGCGCGAGCGGGCACGTAAAGCACGCCAAGATGTTGATTCCATGCAAGTTCAAGGCGGCGTGTTAGGAGATATTAAAGATGAAAGTGAATTTGTGGGTTATGATCAGTTATCGGTAAATAGTAAAATTATAGCCATTGTGAAAGATGGCCTGCTTATCGATGAAGCGAATGAAGGAGAAGAAGTACAAATTCTTTTGGACAAAACTCCATTTTATGCGGAAAGCGGCGGTCAAATCGCAGATAAAGGAACAATTGAAAATGAAAAAGTTCAAATTCAAGTAAAAGATGTCCAGAAAGCGCCGAAAGGACAACATTTGCATACCGTTTATATCCAACACGGGGTATTAAAAAATGGGATGGAAGTACAAGCTAAAGTCGAACCAACATCACGTCAAGCAATTGTGAAAAACCATACAGCGACTCACTTACTACATCAAGCATTAAAAGATGTGTTAGGGGATCATGTTAACCAAGCAGGTTCATTAGTTACTCCAACTCGTTTGCGCTTCGACTTCTCACACTTTGGTCAAGTAAAGCAAGAAGAGCTTGATGAAATCGAGCGTATTGTCAATGAAAAAATTTGGAGAAGTATTCCTGTGGAGATTGACTATAAACCGCTTGAAGAAGCAAAGGCAATGGGAGCAATGGCTCTTTTCGGAGAAAAATACGGAAAGATTGTTCGCGTCGTTCAAGTTGGCCATTATAGCCTGGAACTTTGTGGTGGTTGTCACGTTAATAATACGGCTGAAATCGGCTTATTTAAGATTGTATCTGAGTCAGGAATCGGTGCTGGAACACGTCGGATTGAAGCCGTAACGGGTGAGGAAGCATATCGTTTCTTAACGAATCAATTAGCCGTCTTAAAAGAAGCGGCTGCGAAATTGAAAACAAATCCGCGTGATCTTGTAGCACGTATTGAAAGTATGCAAGCCGAAATGCGAGAGCTTGAAAGAGAAAACGAGTCCTTAACAGCGAAGCTCGGCAATTTAGAAGCAGCAAATATTGTTGGCAAAGCACTTGATGTTAATGGTGTTACGGTATTAGCGACAAAAGTAAATGCAAAAGATATGAACAGCTTGCGTACAATGGTCGATGATCTGAAGCAAAAGCTCGGTTCCGCTATTGTCGTATTAGGTGCAGCGAACGAGGGCAAAGTGAATTTGGCGGCAGGGATTACAAAAGATTTAGTGGAAAAAGGATATCATGCAGGGAAATTAATTAAAGAAGTAGCGACACGCTGTGGAGGCGGAGGCGGCGGCCGCCCAGATATGGCTCAAGCAGGAGGAAAAAATCCGGATCAATTAGACGATGCCTTGAAATATGTCGAGGATTGGGTGAAATCCGTTTAA
- a CDS encoding uncharacterized protein (UPF0297 family) (product_source=COG4472; cog=COG4472; pfam=PF06135; superfamily=109797) — MSSFDKTMKFNFSDESEQTNVKEVLNTVYDALKEKGYNPINQIVGYLLSGDPAYIPRHRDARNLIRKLERDELIEELVKSYLKHHREA, encoded by the coding sequence GTGAGTTCGTTTGATAAAACTATGAAGTTTAACTTCTCGGATGAATCGGAACAGACGAATGTAAAAGAAGTGCTAAATACGGTATATGATGCACTGAAAGAAAAAGGGTATAACCCAATCAATCAAATTGTCGGTTATTTGCTCTCAGGAGATCCCGCTTATATTCCTAGGCATCGCGATGCACGTAATTTAATCCGCAAATTAGAACGAGATGAATTGATCGAAGAGCTTGTAAAATCCTATTTAAAACATCATCGTGAGGCATAA
- a CDS encoding putative Holliday junction resolvase (product_source=KO:K07447; cath_funfam=3.30.420.140; cog=COG0816; ko=KO:K07447; pfam=PF03652; smart=SM00732; superfamily=53098; tigrfam=TIGR00250) yields the protein MRVMGLDLGTKTLGVAVSDELGWTAQGLETIKIDEEKGEFGFSRLSELLYEYDVQKIVVGMPKNMNGTIGPRGEASKKFAERLRDQFNLPVVLWDERLSTMTAERLLIEADVSRKKRRKVIDKMAAVVILQNYLDSQK from the coding sequence ATGAGGGTAATGGGATTAGATTTAGGAACGAAAACGCTAGGAGTAGCGGTTAGTGATGAACTTGGATGGACCGCACAAGGATTGGAAACAATAAAAATTGATGAGGAGAAAGGAGAGTTTGGCTTTAGCCGGCTCTCTGAACTTTTGTATGAGTATGATGTTCAAAAGATCGTCGTCGGTATGCCTAAAAATATGAACGGAACGATTGGTCCTAGAGGAGAGGCTTCTAAAAAGTTTGCTGAACGATTACGAGATCAATTTAACCTTCCGGTTGTGCTGTGGGATGAGCGACTTTCGACAATGACTGCAGAGAGATTACTAATAGAAGCAGATGTAAGTCGTAAAAAGCGCCGTAAAGTAATCGATAAAATGGCCGCAGTCGTTATTTTACAAAATTATTTAGATAGTCAAAAATGA
- a CDS encoding uncharacterized protein YrzB (UPF0473 family) (product_source=COG3906; cog=COG3906; pfam=PF06949), whose product MEHGEKQITVIDENGNEQLCEVLFTFESEEFGKSYVLYYPVGVSEEEDEEIEIHASSFIPNEDGEDGELQPIETEEEWDMIEEVLNTFLDEEEEE is encoded by the coding sequence ATGGAACATGGTGAAAAACAAATTACAGTGATTGACGAAAATGGCAATGAGCAGCTTTGTGAAGTGTTATTTACATTTGAATCAGAAGAATTTGGAAAGTCATATGTTTTATATTATCCTGTTGGCGTAAGCGAAGAGGAGGATGAAGAGATTGAAATTCATGCATCTAGCTTTATTCCGAACGAAGACGGTGAAGATGGTGAATTGCAACCCATTGAAACAGAAGAAGAATGGGATATGATTGAAGAGGTATTAAATACGTTTTTAGATGAAGAAGAAGAGGAATGA
- a CDS encoding UPF0755 protein (product_source=KO:K07082; cath_funfam=1.10.4030.10; cog=COG1559; ko=KO:K07082; pfam=PF02618; superfamily=53067; tigrfam=TIGR00247; transmembrane_helix_parts=Inside_1_27,TMhelix_28_50,Outside_51_375) produces the protein MTEVDSKKEMLMKKLLEKHQEAKIIRKIVLTVFTIFAVLFTGIIGGGYLYIKSALKPVNPDNTKPINVSIPIGSSVSTIARILEKNEIIKDDKVFKYYVKFKNESGFQAGDYQLNQTMTLDEIIESLKSGKVMQEAVFKVTIPEGNQLSQIAAIIAKHSPYTKQEVMNRLSDKEFINKMKQLYPETITDEVFHKNIKYPLEGYLYPATYSFYEEKPSLDDILEPMIKKTDEVLKEYQQQLEENNMTAHQFLTMASLIEEEATEKVDREKIASVFYNRLDKNMPLQTDPTVLYALGEHKDRVLYEDLEVDSPYNTYKVKGLPPGPIANAGKMSMEAALNPANTDYFYFLAKPNGEVVFTKTLEEHNKAKQKYLTNQ, from the coding sequence ATGACTGAGGTCGATTCGAAAAAGGAGATGTTGATGAAAAAATTGCTAGAAAAACATCAGGAAGCCAAAATCATCCGCAAAATCGTCTTAACGGTATTTACGATATTTGCTGTTTTATTTACAGGAATAATCGGAGGCGGTTATTTATATATTAAATCTGCTTTAAAGCCAGTGAATCCTGACAATACGAAACCAATTAACGTTTCGATTCCCATTGGTTCATCTGTTTCGACGATTGCAAGGATCTTAGAAAAAAATGAAATCATTAAAGATGATAAAGTGTTTAAATATTATGTAAAGTTTAAAAATGAATCAGGTTTCCAAGCAGGAGACTATCAATTAAATCAAACGATGACGTTAGATGAAATTATTGAAAGTTTAAAATCGGGAAAGGTTATGCAAGAGGCTGTGTTTAAAGTGACAATACCAGAAGGAAATCAACTATCCCAAATAGCAGCCATTATTGCTAAACATTCTCCTTATACGAAGCAGGAAGTGATGAATCGCTTATCAGACAAAGAATTTATCAATAAAATGAAACAATTATATCCCGAAACAATAACGGATGAAGTGTTTCATAAAAATATCAAATATCCTTTAGAAGGATATTTATATCCTGCTACGTACTCATTTTATGAAGAAAAACCTTCATTAGATGATATTCTTGAACCAATGATTAAAAAGACGGATGAAGTGTTAAAAGAATATCAACAACAGCTTGAAGAGAACAACATGACTGCACATCAATTTTTGACAATGGCATCACTGATTGAAGAAGAAGCAACAGAAAAAGTTGATCGTGAAAAAATAGCCAGTGTTTTTTATAATCGCTTGGATAAAAATATGCCGTTGCAAACGGATCCAACCGTTTTATATGCACTAGGTGAACATAAGGATCGCGTCCTTTATGAGGATTTAGAGGTCGATTCACCTTATAATACGTATAAAGTAAAAGGATTACCTCCTGGACCGATTGCGAATGCAGGAAAAATGTCTATGGAGGCGGCTTTAAACCCGGCCAATACTGATTATTTTTATTTTTTAGCAAAGCCAAACGGAGAAGTTGTTTTCACGAAAACACTGGAGGAGCATAATAAGGCTAAACAAAAATATTTGACAAATCAATAA
- a CDS encoding putative O-methyltransferase YrrM (product_source=COG4122; cath_funfam=3.40.50.150; cog=COG4122; pfam=PF01596; superfamily=53335), which translates to MQNSEIESYLEQFLPQADNHVRQIEAYASEHHVPIMEKTAISVMLHFLKIHQPEKILEIGTAIGYSAIRMAKSLPHTKIVTIERDRKRYDEAVHNITSCHLDNRITTLFGDALDLEKHIQQLGPFDVLFIDAAKSQYQRFFELYEPMLTERAVIISDNVLFKGLVAQEVPPATKRLQSLVKKIKQYNEWLMNHPQYDTTIIPVGDGVAISIKRGEKG; encoded by the coding sequence TTGCAAAACAGTGAGATAGAATCTTATCTTGAACAATTTTTGCCGCAAGCTGACAATCATGTGCGTCAAATCGAGGCTTATGCAAGTGAACATCATGTACCGATTATGGAAAAAACGGCTATTTCCGTTATGCTGCATTTTTTAAAAATTCATCAGCCTGAAAAAATTTTAGAAATTGGTACGGCAATTGGTTATTCTGCTATTCGAATGGCGAAGTCACTTCCTCATACAAAAATTGTAACGATTGAACGGGATCGAAAACGATACGATGAAGCTGTCCACAACATAACCTCCTGTCATCTTGACAATCGAATTACGACGCTATTTGGTGATGCTCTTGATTTAGAAAAACACATTCAACAACTAGGTCCATTTGATGTGTTGTTTATTGATGCTGCGAAAAGCCAGTATCAACGCTTTTTCGAGTTATATGAACCGATGCTTACAGAAAGGGCGGTTATTATTAGCGACAATGTGTTATTTAAAGGTTTAGTTGCACAGGAAGTTCCGCCTGCTACAAAGCGGCTTCAAAGTTTAGTCAAAAAAATTAAGCAGTACAATGAGTGGTTAATGAACCATCCACAATATGATACAACGATTATTCCAGTTGGTGATGGAGTGGCAATAAGTATTAAGAGAGGTGAAAAAGGATGA
- a CDS encoding putative protease (product_source=KO:K08303; cath_funfam=1.20.58.60; cog=COG0826; ko=KO:K08303; pfam=PF01136; superfamily=51569) codes for MNKPELLVTPISVDDIKPLALAGADAFIIGEQRYGLRLAGEFTREDVKKAIEIAHKHGKNVYVAMNAIFHNEKVEELSDYVKFLKEVCADAIVFGDPAVLMTVRENAPNMKLHWNTETTATNWYACNYWGRKGAKRAVLARELSMDEIIEIKKHAEVEIEVQVHGMTCMFQSKRSLIGNYFEYQGKVMEIQNKKYGKNMFLHDQERNNKYPIFEDENGTHIMSPNDICIIDELSEMIDAGIDSFKIDGVLKSSDYILEVTKKYRKAIDLCVTDRNQYEELKDAWVEEIEAIQPPNRPLDTGFFFKETVY; via the coding sequence ATGAATAAACCAGAATTGCTCGTAACACCTATTAGTGTTGATGATATAAAGCCATTAGCGTTAGCTGGAGCTGATGCCTTTATAATTGGTGAACAGAGATACGGACTACGTTTAGCGGGTGAATTTACCCGAGAAGATGTAAAAAAAGCGATCGAAATTGCCCATAAACATGGAAAAAACGTGTATGTAGCAATGAATGCTATTTTTCATAATGAAAAAGTGGAAGAATTGTCTGATTATGTAAAGTTTTTAAAAGAAGTATGTGCAGATGCCATTGTATTTGGTGACCCTGCGGTTTTAATGACCGTTCGAGAGAATGCACCAAATATGAAGTTACATTGGAATACGGAAACAACAGCAACAAACTGGTATGCATGTAACTACTGGGGGCGTAAAGGCGCTAAACGTGCTGTGTTAGCTCGTGAACTTAGCATGGATGAGATTATTGAGATAAAGAAGCATGCCGAAGTTGAAATTGAAGTGCAAGTTCATGGAATGACTTGTATGTTCCAATCTAAACGTTCACTGATCGGGAACTATTTTGAATATCAAGGAAAAGTAATGGAAATCCAAAATAAAAAATATGGAAAAAATATGTTTTTACACGATCAAGAACGAAATAATAAATACCCAATTTTTGAAGATGAAAATGGTACACATATTATGAGTCCGAACGACATTTGTATCATTGATGAATTAAGCGAAATGATTGATGCCGGTATTGATAGCTTTAAAATAGATGGTGTTTTAAAATCTTCTGATTACATTTTAGAAGTAACTAAAAAGTATCGAAAAGCGATTGATTTATGTGTAACAGACCGGAACCAATATGAAGAATTGAAAGACGCCTGGGTTGAAGAGATTGAAGCGATTCAACCTCCTAACCGCCCACTCGATACAGGGTTCTTCTTTAAAGAAACGGTATATTGA
- a CDS encoding putative protease (product_source=KO:K08303; cath_funfam=2.40.10.10; cog=COG0826; ko=KO:K08303; pfam=PF01136,PF16325; superfamily=51412), with amino-acid sequence MTAVKEPISKVINGKRVIVKKPELLAPAGNLEKLKIAVMYGADAVFIGGQEYGLRSNADNFSIEEIAEGVRFANHYGAKIYVTTNIYAHNENIPGLDEYLKALEDAGVAGVIVADPLIIETCRKVAPKLEVHLSTQQSLSNWKAVQFWKEEGLERVVLARETSAEEIKEIKEKVDIEIETFIHGAMCIAYSGRCTLSNHMTARDSNRGGCCQSCRWDYDLYEMMHNEEIPLYSENDAPFAMSPKDLNLIESIPKMIELGIDSLKIEGRMKSIHYVATVVSVYRKVIDAYCADPDNFEMKKEWLEELDKCANRDTAPAFFEGVPSYKEQMYGNHSKKTTYDFVGLVLDYDEETKMVTLQQRNHFRSGDEVEFFGPNIENFRMVIEKIFDEDGQELDAARHPLQIVRFKVDQPVYPYSMMRKENR; translated from the coding sequence ATGACGGCAGTTAAAGAACCGATCTCAAAAGTCATAAACGGTAAACGAGTAATTGTTAAAAAGCCGGAACTGTTAGCACCTGCAGGAAATTTAGAAAAATTAAAAATTGCTGTTATGTACGGGGCTGATGCTGTATTTATTGGTGGACAAGAATATGGACTGCGCTCCAATGCGGATAATTTCTCCATAGAAGAAATTGCGGAAGGTGTACGATTTGCTAACCATTATGGTGCAAAAATTTACGTAACAACAAATATTTACGCACATAACGAAAATATTCCTGGCCTTGATGAATATTTAAAAGCGTTGGAGGATGCAGGAGTTGCGGGTGTGATTGTCGCTGATCCGCTTATTATTGAAACGTGTCGCAAAGTGGCACCGAAGCTTGAAGTCCATTTAAGTACACAGCAATCTTTATCAAACTGGAAGGCAGTTCAGTTTTGGAAAGAAGAAGGATTAGAGCGCGTTGTTTTGGCACGTGAAACGAGTGCAGAGGAAATAAAAGAAATTAAAGAAAAAGTAGATATTGAAATTGAAACATTTATTCATGGAGCCATGTGTATTGCCTATTCTGGGCGCTGTACACTAAGCAACCATATGACAGCCCGTGATTCAAACCGCGGCGGATGCTGTCAATCTTGTCGATGGGATTATGACCTTTATGAAATGATGCATAATGAAGAAATTCCACTTTATAGTGAAAATGATGCACCATTTGCCATGAGTCCAAAAGATTTAAATCTAATCGAATCAATTCCGAAAATGATTGAGCTAGGGATTGATAGCTTAAAAATAGAAGGACGAATGAAATCGATCCACTATGTGGCAACCGTTGTCAGTGTTTATCGCAAAGTGATTGATGCTTATTGCGCTGATCCGGACAACTTTGAAATGAAAAAAGAGTGGTTAGAAGAGCTTGATAAATGTGCCAACCGTGATACGGCACCAGCGTTCTTTGAAGGTGTTCCTAGTTATAAAGAGCAAATGTATGGAAACCACAGCAAAAAAACAACATACGATTTTGTAGGGCTTGTTCTTGATTATGATGAGGAAACCAAAATGGTGACCTTACAGCAACGTAATCACTTCAGATCTGGTGATGAAGTTGAATTTTTTGGTCCAAATATTGAAAACTTCCGAATGGTTATAGAGAAAATTTTTGATGAAGATGGCCAGGAACTGGATGCTGCACGTCATCCTTTACAAATTGTTCGTTTTAAGGTGGATCAGCCTGTTTATCCATACAGTATGATGCGAAAGGAGAACAGGTAA
- a CDS encoding uridine kinase (product_source=KO:K00876; cath_funfam=3.40.50.300; cog=COG0572; ko=KO:K00876; pfam=PF00485; smart=SM00382; superfamily=52540; tigrfam=TIGR00235), giving the protein MGKKPVVIGVAGGTGSGKTSVTKAIYEHFQGHSILMLEQDYYYKDQSRLPFEERLKTNYDHPLAFDNDLLIDHLHKLLNYEPIEKPVYDYALHTRSDKVIHVEPKDVIILEGILVLEDERLRNLMDIKLFVDTDADIRIIRRILRDIKERGRTIDSVIEQYVSVVRPMHNQFVEPTKRYADIIIPEGGQNHVAIDLMVTKIQTILEQNAIL; this is encoded by the coding sequence ATGGGGAAAAAACCAGTTGTCATTGGAGTGGCAGGAGGAACTGGTTCGGGTAAAACGAGCGTGACAAAAGCGATTTATGAGCATTTTCAAGGCCACTCTATTCTCATGCTTGAGCAGGATTATTATTATAAAGATCAAAGTCGTTTACCGTTTGAAGAACGATTAAAAACGAATTATGATCATCCATTAGCATTTGATAACGATTTATTAATTGATCATTTACACAAATTATTAAATTACGAACCGATTGAAAAACCGGTATATGATTATGCACTTCATACACGCTCAGATAAAGTCATTCATGTTGAACCGAAAGATGTAATCATTTTAGAAGGTATTCTCGTATTAGAAGATGAACGGCTACGAAATTTAATGGATATAAAACTATTTGTTGATACGGATGCAGACATTCGCATTATTCGCCGAATTTTAAGGGATATAAAAGAACGTGGCCGTACGATTGATTCAGTTATTGAGCAATATGTATCTGTTGTTCGCCCGATGCATAACCAATTTGTTGAACCAACCAAACGTTATGCAGATATCATCATTCCTGAGGGTGGACAAAACCATGTTGCCATTGACTTAATGGTCACAAAAATTCAAACAATTCTTGAACAAAATGCTATTTTGTAA
- a CDS encoding transcription elongation factor GreA (product_source=KO:K03624; cath_funfam=1.10.287.180,3.10.50.30; cog=COG0782; ko=KO:K03624; pfam=PF01272,PF03449; superfamily=46557,54534; tigrfam=TIGR01462), producing the protein MSEEKVYPMTQAGKEKLEQELEYLKTVKRKEVVERIKIARSFGDLSENSEYDSAKEEQAFVEGRITTLENMIRNAKIIEEDTENSTTVSLGKSVTFIELPDGEEETYTIVGSAEADPFEGRISNDSPMAKSLLGKQVGDEVTVQTPGGEMVVKIVAVK; encoded by the coding sequence ATGAGCGAAGAAAAAGTGTATCCAATGACCCAAGCAGGGAAAGAAAAGCTTGAACAGGAGTTAGAATATTTAAAAACTGTCAAACGTAAGGAAGTTGTTGAACGGATTAAAATTGCTCGTTCTTTCGGTGACCTGTCCGAGAACTCTGAATATGACTCAGCAAAAGAAGAGCAAGCGTTTGTAGAAGGACGAATTACAACATTAGAAAATATGATTCGCAACGCCAAAATTATTGAAGAAGATACAGAAAACAGTACAACCGTATCATTGGGCAAATCTGTAACCTTTATTGAACTTCCTGATGGAGAAGAAGAAACATATACAATTGTCGGAAGTGCTGAAGCTGATCCATTTGAGGGACGAATTTCTAATGATTCGCCAATGGCCAAAAGCTTATTAGGAAAGCAAGTGGGCGATGAAGTAACTGTTCAAACACCTGGTGGAGAAATGGTTGTAAAAATCGTAGCTGTAAAATAA